The Biomphalaria glabrata chromosome 7, xgBioGlab47.1, whole genome shotgun sequence region CTTGTTCTGAAAACTGTTAAAGACATTGGACTGGCCTGCAGAAACGTCTCTTAGATATAAAGCCAATGACAACATTTCTTAACTGTGATAATCACTCTCTCTACCTAGCAGCTCTTCATTCTGCTGAGATAGATCCAGCaattgtcaccttttttttaactatacatGAATTGTTCAACTTTGTTTCCAATTCACCCTATAGATGGGCTAAACTGAAAGAAACTGGAGCTTGTAGATTAAAAATGGAGAGTGGTGGTCCGCAAGAGAAGAGGCTACTTTGCTGTTTCCTTGCATCTCATCAATTTGTTTgagaaactttctgaatcaacaactgaaagaatggTCACTAGAAGCAGTGTACAGAATCtccttcatgcagtggaaaatagCGAATTATTTGCTTATCTGCAATTCCATTAAAATCTCCTCCGACAAATCAATATAgctcagaagaaactacaaaagtctggactgcacatACTGGAAGCTGCAGATAAAACTgaaaccctttcatgctttctgcaaaatgatgagaaacggaTGAAACTGatcacccaatccatcgaaaaagcaaaataaGTTAGTGAATGATATAGATTTCTTGTAATCAAaataaccagaagaaagaaaagacttgatggggagttgagttctgatgtaggactgtcaatagaactgcaattcaaacatcttgcgacagaagtgctggacagacttcatatggagatgaaggacagATTCCAAGGGCTGGAAAACCATGTGGACACCTTTGGGTTTCGTCTTGAACAAAGACATCTCTTGGAGTCTATGGATAATGACACGCTGATGAAAAAAACTGTTATGGACAGGAAGCAGCTccaacatttttaaatacagtATGTGTATTATTGATAATTATGACAGGGTAATTGATGACGAGGTGGACACAGCACATGCCCATGGAAATTCCTTCCCCTCcactaaaaacaaaagtaaatttacacgattgtatttgtatattatattaaaatatagaaatgttgatttttacATAATTGTCATTTCATAGTAGTTGATTATTTTTTTCGAAAATCTTTCAGGCAAGATATTTACCTGGGTCAACAAATGGCTTATCGTTTGAGAAACTTTTACATTGAAATTTTCAAAACAGATCCGAGACAAGTTGCCAACTTTCCTAACGTTACTGGCCAAGTCTGCTACCAACAATCTGACCCCCTGGGCCCAGACACTTTCAACTTTACTTGTCCTGAGCCGATTGTTGGCAGATTTGTGCGTCTTATTGTCAGGTAAATTACACGTATGCACAAACACAATCTAGCTGATATAAAATAGAGATTatgaattgttttataaaatgacCTCGGCGTGAGACTAATCGTTATAGCAGACCTGAAGGCAGAACAGTGACTTTGCAATGACCTATTAGTCTCGACTGACCACTCGTTTTATAGAAGTTACTCATGTTTATTTAACACAAAAGTACATTACTTTATATTACTTGGctgtgtttctatggccgacggttaacgaggatgtcacgTAGCCACCATAACGAACAACCTACTTGACTTTCCCCAAAAAAAACTGTCAGGCGCTCAaccctttacatcttctgccctatagatgacaaggtctgaaaggatacTTTACTTTGTACTTTCTTGGGGCAAATTGAATACATGGAAGATGGCCTACATCTAAGGGCTTGAAGATAGTTCAATACATTTGGAAAAggaaacattgattttattggAAAACATTTCCAAGCCTAAtattgacataatttttttttcagaaataatatcaGTGAAGTCTTACATATTTGTGAGATGGAGGTACTAGTCAGTAGCTCCAGCTTTGAGGAGATGTTATTCAACAAATTAAAGAACACTCAACTGACAGGCACACCTTTTGATAGGACGACAGTTGCTGACCGATTCCGTTGTCTACAGAGATGTCAGCTCCGTAGATCAACTGACTTCTGCACGGCCTTGAACTGGGTCACGGCCACAGGGTCGTGTGAACTTTTCAGTGTCAACCCTTACCTGGACATAGCTTCTAACCTAGCTTCGGTTGTTGGAACACAGTTTTATATTCAGAGTAAATAAAAGTTAATGTACAGATTGAGATCCAGTGTTTAAAGATAATtgttacatttatgtgtatttatttgtatgtatgttgtgTATTTGATTATTTACTTGTTGTCTCTCTTGTTCTACTGTTCAGTAGTATAATAGAACTTACATGACTTaacaatacttaaaaaaaataattgacaaaAATCTACAacagtttgcataaatgtgttgaaaatatggttTTGCGGTGTTGTTTCTTTATTAAGAGCCttaagtgtttgtta contains the following coding sequences:
- the LOC129927140 gene encoding uncharacterized protein LOC129927140, with protein sequence MYTLTKYSEYFILTTMAVTTSGLYNAARFKPAVQSSDGVPFYAYLGVDGNYDANAFHGHCQHTFADWNPWWMVDLRGQFVIEVIQLTNRQDIYLGQQMAYRLRNFYIEIFKTDPRQVANFPNVTGQVCYQQSDPLGPDTFNFTCPEPIVGRFVRLIVRNNISEVLHICEMEVLVSSSSFEEMLFNKLKNTQLTGTPFDRTTVADRFRCLQRCQLRRSTDFCTALNWVTATGSCELFSVNPYLDIASNLASVVGTQFYIQSK